In Macrobrachium rosenbergii isolate ZJJX-2024 chromosome 6, ASM4041242v1, whole genome shotgun sequence, a genomic segment contains:
- the LOC136839263 gene encoding prostamide/prostaglandin F synthase-like, producing MKKSKEMAVGGDTKGDWYQTGGLLVVTEKGEKVPFEFKQKNAADHASNADILKALNLDPSSAPKEQEVEGAAATQAKRSSVKKCVQCLQKPSVN from the exons atgaaaaag AGCAAGGAGATGGCAGTTGGCGGTGACACAAAAGGAGACTGGTATCAAACAGGTGGATTACTTGTAGTgacagaaaagggagaaaaagttcCCTTTGAATTTAAGCAGAAGAATGCTGCAGATCATGCTAGTAATGCTGATATTTTGAAG GCCTTAAATTTAGATCCCTCTTCAGCCCCTAAGGAACAGGAGGTAGAAGGGGCAGCGGCAACTCAGGCTAAGAGGTCAAGTGTGAAGAAGTGTGTGCAATGCCTGCAAAAACCTAGTGTGAATTGA